ATTATGCGACGAAACGACTGGATCGAATtccctttcgtttcgttcgttgaCTGCCTGTTTCTCTGTTTTAAtgccttcgtaaaaatgttATCGTCGTTGGATTACCTCGGCCAGTTATAGTACTGGGCAAAAGTTTTCAACCATCTTAAGCGTTATTGCTTTTATAACAACTAAACGTGTTTATCGAGAACTCTTTACGAAGCTACTATTTTGTTAAAACATATCTTTACGAGAGAAAAGTTTTGTTCGTAATGTTACTGGTAGATAGAGAACGtataagatttatttataacgCGATGAAAATCTTTCACGATCATACCGATGAAAGTTGGATAACTCTAACGCTAATTTGAAACATTAAACTTTAACAAAATTTGAAGGAATAGTCTATACATCGTTCCGATTAACGGAAGAAAATTTCTTCCTGTTTTAAATTAAAGCAAGAGCAGGAAAAAATTAGTTCAAGAGTACTGTGCTTGTATTCAGAAGATAATGAAACAGCTCTCGAGGCGATCCTCGCACCACCCTtctatattatttgtatattccTTTAAATATGTCCTTAAAGATATGTTATTATACGAGAAATCAatttaagaaatagaaaaagaatgaTAATTCAAATCTTGATTCTTAAATTAACCTTCATACTAATCGCATCCTCTTTCTTTGTTGTTCTAGACGAAATTTATCGGGAGGTTGCCTTTAAAGTGGATACGATTCGTGATTTGCGCACCTCGTGCGTCGGGGGTGGAAAAATAGAGCACGACCCGGACAAGAAGACCATTAAAGTCTACGGATACTCCGTAGTAAGTCAAGAGATTAACGAGATCTAACGAACTTCTCTGTCTAACTCGATCTACTCCGACAACTTTCTATTCTTTTACATGCTACTAATTCGTTGACACCTACTAATGTTCTACCTCCAACATCGTTCACATCGACGCTTCTCTATCAGGCTCGTCCAACTTTCTTCTCGTTATGTAATTTTACTCGCGTCTAGAGCCGAAAAGCTCATCGATGATGTTAGGTCaccccataagttcgttccgtttttcgagcggttatatatgttaagatcgttcacatacctttcagtttcatgaaaaaatgtaacctccctctcgttgtacaacttcttcccatttttcaagtgcattggccccttatcgccgtatgtttataaatcgacgcaTGAAATGTAtgcacaaaagtcggcacgaacttatcgGATGACCTAATAGCAATGAACGAAGATTTTATCACATCGATGTATCGGGAAAACTTCGATAAAACTAATAAATCGTACAGATTTTCTCATTGAGCGAAGCTCAAGGCTGAATCGAAATTAGATGAAAAGTAAATCAGCGAGCGTTGTAGATAAAATCGAATTTCGCCTGAAATTGTGTTTGCAGGGAAAACTTGAAGCGCCGATGATCATTCACCGGGTTCCGGATTTTAAACGGCCGTTATTGTAGACTAATTATTCCACTTTCAAGATTGGGATGGAGTAGGCGCGCGATCAGATCAGCGAAATTCGCATAAAACCTTATCACATCGCAGCCATGATATTCGATGGGTTGAACGAGGTTTATTGGGAAGGGCTGTGGACTTTGGAAAAATGGCTTTCCCGAATCTGGTCGGAGGGACCTCGAGGGGAAGCAATTTTAACGCTGCCTGCGGGTACCGtgcctttctttctttattccaCGAATCAGGGTGGAGTGTACTTTGGAAACAGATCGTTCCGTGTCGTCCCTGCGTTTCGTGGATTAAAGCACTCACTATACGGAATTCGAAAGCTGCGAAGATCCACGGTTTACGACATCTCTGATAACGCAAACGAAAAAACATCTGTTTTATTTTCAGGATTTTGGGATGGCGGATCACGAATTGAGCGTCAGTCTACTGAAAAAGAAGTATCCCGACCACACGATCATTCATATCGACGAATCATGAATTACCGAAGAAGGATTTGTCCTCCGCGTTGCACAACGAGAGACGTATTCAAACGCGTTAAATGTTTTTCATTGTAATAATGTAATTCAATAAAGAGCTTCTGTGGCTTCTATTACCGTTGCCTTGATTCTCTACATTTCCTATTTAGCGGTAACACGAGCTAATACGATTTCAAACGTTTAATTATACGTCGTTTAATTGCTAATTGCGACTAACAATCTACTCGTTCAAATGGCTACGAAATTAATTTATCGATGTAACCAGTTCTAATTGATAATTCATTCGATTCGGTTAATTTGATGCCGTCGAGCTTGCGTTCTTTCCTAATTAAATTAGTTTGGTTGATAAGCGTTTCGTCGAACGATCCGAACGCGAGCTATGGGCGAAAAATTCGAATCGAAGCATTAAGTTTGAACAGGAGTGACGTGACGTTATATGGAAGTTTGCGTGCTGGTTTACGAAATACCGAACTGCCAAGAAACATCAGAGGGTTCCTTATGCTGTTTGCGTTTCCGTATGGCGGACGTAGGAATTATCACAGACGATTCGTCATTGATTGTATCACCGAGCTACGAAATAAATGTGACATTTGTAACGGCAACCTACCCGACGTCTTGctcttttatcgatataattccTAACAACTTTTGTATCTGTCGCTGTTCCGTATTCCGTACCCGAGGTACGCGAACGCGACCCCTGTTATCATCATCGGGGATGCCTGATATCAGCAGTCATCCAAGGACAAGCTACAAGACCTCCAAATATGTCAGCCTCTCCGCTACGTCGAAGACCAGGGtacaatgtaaaataaaatagaacgtaTCATCGAGTCCTCCGCTTAATTTCTTCTTATGAAATCTCTCTTGCGTTACTATTTCCATTGCGTTAGCAATTCCTAGTGTACCATTGTATTATATTCGTGTATCTCGTAGCATATAACATTCGTAATAGTTCTAGCAATCTTACGTTCTTCGTCGCTGAATACGAGATTTTGAACAAAAGTTCTTATTAACGCTTGAATATTCCATTcggttcttatttttatttctttttcgagCAAGTAGAAACAAGTGGAAATTATAGATTCGGTGCTGGCGAATGTGAATCACGAGCAGGACCATCGCTCACAGCCCCTGAACGACGCAACAGGGAGGACATATCCGCATGCTGTTGAAAGCTATTCGTTGGCCACGAATCTGGACCTTCGTTAGCTACCTTTTTCGCTAAGCTAATTTCGGCAATGGCTCAATGGCGAAAACGCGTGCGCCTGTCGTAAAAATCAATTTAGAAACTTTTTCGCTGGCTGTACGAATCCACTGTCGCGGACATATCCTCTGCGCTATCCTCCG
This DNA window, taken from Bombus terrestris chromosome 3, iyBomTerr1.2, whole genome shotgun sequence, encodes the following:
- the LOC100651751 gene encoding sex-regulated protein janus-A produces the protein MSESLDKVPDVDIDDHGKFKYVLIKVFDERKNVFKHIVRGYLGHERHYEIYREVAFKVDTIRDLRTSCVGGGKIEHDPDKKTIKVYGYSVDFGMADHELSVSLLKKKYPDHTIIHIDES